TTACTGTGCATATGTTTGGAACCGAACACAACAAGTTAGCTGGAGCAGCTTGGAGCGACAAAAAACAATGCCTCAGTATTAAAACGAACGAAGCTTAACGTTTCTGCACAAAAAGCCGATCTCGAGAATGAATAACCCTGAAGCGGCAACCAGAACACTCCCCTGATTGTCTCGAATAATGCAACCAAACCTGTTTTGCAACGCGCCAACCACAAAAGCAGCATCAAAGTTAATCTTGACAAAACCAGGTTCCGGACGACGCCACTTAGCAGACTTTGCTACACTCAAACTTTCATTCTGATTCTTGGACAACTCAGCAAGACCATTCAAAACAGTAACCCAACGTTTAAATCCACCATATCAGTATTCCAAGCCCTGCTTGTTTCTGATTCTAATAATGAAATTGAAAAAAAATTATCAGCAACATTATTAACCGGTACCACTTTATAAGCCGGTGGATCAATAAAATACTCCACGAAGTGCTTTCAtagactatttttttattttattaagacatttttttttttgtttggcaGTCAACATACACGTGTGGCATTTGTAAAGACCATAAAATGTTCTATAGACTAatttattttaaattaattaaaattttgaaatataattaaatatattaacctTAAAGGATGTGATACACTATATTATTTTTATCCTAAAACAAAACACTAAACGATTTTTACCTATACGATTTtgaaatgatttaaaaaaaaatgatttctagatAACTTGATTCTTAAAAAATTTGCtaagataaataataatactttaacAAGTCAAATGGTTTTTTGACGTAGGGACCTAAATGAGATAAATATATATGTCACGTCATGTAGGACCCATAAAATACATAGACGAAACACGTGTGACCGACGGACGACATCTGGTTTCCGACGATTTAAACCCTTTGCATTTCTAAGTTTTCATATCTCACCGGCTCATAATTTCTCAGTTTTGATCGACATTATGAATTCGAACATCCCTATCTACCCAGCAAACGGCTCAGCCTATCCGTTCGCCATGGCTAGGATTCATCTTGCGCCGCCGCGCACACGTGCCAGCTACATACGCACGTGCCCTCTGCATGTCCACCATTTTCACAGCTTTCCTTGGTTTAGCATTCATCATCGTCCGATTGCTATCTATTAGCCCCCCTAACCTCCCCACCATCCACGTCACGGGAGCTCTTTCTCTCCACCGCCGATAACTCAACCGTCTCCGGCGACGTCGTCTCCAAGACCAGCCGGTGGGGTCCATCAACAAATATAACGGTGGATCACTTCAATTTAGCTTGAAATTTGTCGTTTTGTTTTTTAGCAGTTCCTCACTTGGCTAGCTAAGTGATGTACTAAATACTGtggtaatttttttattttaatttatttgaaATATGTGGTAAAAAAATTAATTAGTATTTTTATGACGTGATGATGACGTTATATGATGAAACCCATTCTGTTTGGGCCCATGAGGCGGTTATAAATCAGTTCCTGACCCATTCACTTAAAGCTTGAATTCAGTTCCGAGCCCACATTCGCAAGGTCCACAGAAGAAAATTTTAACGGTGTTAAGCCAAAAGGACGAACGCCGTACTAGATAAACGTGAAGGCTAGTTAAGTTTAATTTGTTAAATGTGAGGGACCGAATATATAATTTGGTAACTTtttcttttgaaatatatataaatagaatttttttgggcaaaactaAGATTAAGGTCTTTAGGCTAGTTAGTCTGTAAATATAAATCCTACTTAACACTTGAATAACTGTCGTTAATATTCTAAACTTCCGTCAACTTTCACTCTTCTGTTTCCCTACCCTCAGCTATCATTGTGAAATTAGCCTGAGTTTTTTTCGATCTCTTAAAGATTGTTTAATTTTTACATCTATATAGTCCTGGGTTTTCAGCTATCATTGTCGCTAATAGTCCTTCGACGACTTGTTAATTGGTATTATTAGTTATCTTTCAAATTTTTTAAGAATCAAGTTatctagaaatcatttttttttaaaaaaagtcatTCCGAAATCGTATAGGTAAAATCGTTTTGTGTTTTGTTCTTAGGACACAAATAATGTAGTATATCACATCCTTCGTGGTCAATATATTAaattctttgattgtattttaaaacttaaaatttTTTTGGAGAGAAACTAAATTAGTCTATGTGAGCATTTTGTGGCGTTTCCAAACGCTACAAATAACATCATGACCGTCAAACAAAATAAGATCGTCCTAAATAGTCTTTCGAAGACTTGGTAATAAGCATTATTAGTTATCTTTCAAATTTCTTGAGACGCCCGCATTTCGACCCCTCATGTGGGCCTAGTGCGAGGCCCGTTGGTACCTTCTATCCGTCGACTTCTATTGGTTTGCGGAAACCGGGCCCTAGCCATGCCTCGTAACCTGAACCTGGAGAAAACATTTAATTTGTAGAAAACTGTAAGCTATACGCTTAGTGAGGTTTTATATTGAAAACACTTAATGAAACATTTAATAATAAACATTTTTAAAACTTATTTAATTACTCGAATACATCTGTGGAACTAATATTAAACCTCGAAAAATtatagaaaaatcattttccctcgAAAACATTTATCGAACCCTTTCAGTGAAAAACATTAGGAATCACAACAGGGGCGACCTGTTGTAATCTCCCAATAACCTCGACTTCCGTAACCATGGAAGTAATAATTAAATTCCATTAGATAAACTAATGAAACCGTACCCTCTGATCAGACCGTAAACATGGGGTCACATAAGGACCAAGTACTCTCTTTGGATTGGTCGCCACAAAGTCGACCGAATCCCCCTCGACCTCGAATAAAAGTTTTGGGTTCGCATAGCATATATATATAAAGCAACAATTTGCTTTAAACCTCGTCGTTAAGAAGCAAATAAAACTTTGCTTAAAGGGTATTTTAAAGTTTTCTCCAGTTTTtaaaattataatacttataaaggAATAAATATCCTAAGAAAATATAAAACATTTCTACTATTTGACAATGATTATAAAATAATTTTCTAAGTTAAAATATGACCCAAAAGAATTTTAGAGACACTTAGTTATCTTTAAATCATTTTTGTCTACTAAATTAACTCAGGAATTAAAATAAACTAAGTCTGACTTCGGAAAATTCtgaactttttatattttgtagaaaataatatttttggcttactgtaaaaatttggtagGTTCGGAATCAGTAAAAATGATTTTATTTGGTTCGGCATATAAAATAGGTTCGGTTTTGAATGAAATGACCAAAATAATCCTTCTTTTAAAACTGACAATTGGTATTTTTGTAGATACTTTAAAAACAGAAGGTTAAAATCGACTTTAAACGTAGGCGCGGATGACTAAAAATCAAACCCGTTTCAATCGGATTGAATCAAACCGGGTTGAACCAAAACAAACCGAAAGAATCGATTTAATTCTGTGGAAAGACAAATATAACCTTTGATTTTCTCTTTGACCGGTAACAACATGTCAACATTTTTGTAAATACTTAAAAATGGAATGGACATATTAGTAATGGCACAATAAAATCGATTTTTCTGATTGACTATAAAAAGACTTGGACCGGTCGGTTCATTCATTTTCTCCTTTCTTCTTCCTCTCTTCCTCCCCGATTCTCCTCGACGCACCCCACTGCCCGACGTCGTCCGTGCCGTTTCCGGCGACGTCGGGGCTCAACCGACCTATCAAAACGCTCCTCACAACACGAAGAACACATATCCATCGTCAATTTCAATAAATTACAACCGGATAAGCCTTAATTTCGTTTTTCCCAATTAGGGTTCTTACaataaatttgggggttttggctaATCTCTATATATGTTGTTCTACGTTGGATTCTAGacgtttttatatatgttttacttCCATTCGACACTATTTTGGGTTTTGATTCTTACCTCGAAATCTCTGCTTCTCTTGCGAGGTCCGATTCTGGTTGGGAAAGGGTTACGGCGACGGAAGAGAGTTTTTTCTCTTCTGGGTCGGACTGGATTTCAGCCGGATTCCACTGAGTCGACTCGACCGGTCACTGAGTTGACTCGATCGGTTGGCTCAGTGGGTTGACTCGGTCGGTATAGAATGCAGATAAGTCTTCATCCTCAATCTCTACTCTCTGTTTGAATTCTGTCAATTAAGCCTCTCTGTTAGGATTTTCGTTTTCCATGTTACACAGAAAATGTTGCTTGTTGAATTAACTGTAAAGATTGCATGTTTTACCTGATTATGTTTTCTGAATGAAACGTTATAGTTGTTTGCTTGTGACTGCCTTTAATTACTGTTCTGGAACTGAATAACTCAGCATGAGTACTTCTGGAAATTGCATGTGAATTGGCTATTTCCTTTGGACTGGTTATGGTTTAGCTAAAAGGAAATTGGTTTGCTGCTTGCTGTATTGTTTTTCTGTGAATTGTGTGACTGTATGACATTTTTGGCTTAATGGCTGCCGGCTGGATTTGTTAAAGCTGATTTGGTTATGCTGAGTATGTATGAGAACAAAGGTTCAAGCTTATTGAAAATAACTGGTGTGGCTGCCCTGCTGTGTATCTCTTCTCTGTGTTTAGAGACAGTCTAGAATAAAAATATTCTGATCTTGCAGCCATGCATGGAGAGAAAAATTGTGTGTGCAGGTGGCATTTTTAGGCTGCCAGGGTTACCACACTTGGCTGGCTTGTGATGACTCACAAAATTAATGAGTTTGGCTGTCTTACAAGTGTAATTGGTAAGGTTAGTGACTGACTTATGGTGCTTTGTGCAGGTAGTGAATCAAAACTGCATTTTTCTAGGTATTGGCAACTGAGATTAGCAGATTTTGGTGGCTGGAATTGGGAATGTCAAGGCTGCCAGGACTTGGTTCATTGGATGGCTGTATAGGTGATAGTGTGGCAGCCTAGTATTCttctttttattttgttatttCTTTGTATTCAATTAAGTAGCATTAAGAAATATGTAACATTTATCTTGTTATACAACATTAGGAATTGTATATAGAGAACTCTATTTGTATCTATCGTTATAAAAATTCCTTTAAAAATTACTATCTTAATGCAACTTAGAATTTATATCATATCGTTTTTCCGTGAACAATTCCTTAGCATCGAATTATTTGTCTAACGTATATTTATTAATTGTTATAGCATATTTTAATCAAATCTATTCGTCGACCTAGCATCAACACTCGTCGTAGGAATAACTCACATCTAACGTAAACTCGAAATCCTATTCCTCGCTAAAAGGAAGCTAACTTGACGCTTAAATAATAGATGCGTGAAAAATCGAATCTTCCATTTGACGTCATTATCGAACAAAAATAATCACGTGCGTTGAAATCATTATTTTATTTGAAAACTAACACCACGTCGACATCGCTTGCACGCTTATCTAAGCTCGATTTAACGAGTCGTTACATTTCTTAAGAATCAAGTAATTTAGAAATCATTGTTTGTTAAAAAAGAAAAAGTCATTTTGAAATCGTGTAGTTAAAAATCAATTCGTGTTTTGTTTTTAGGACAAAAATGATATAGTATAACACATCCTTCGTCGTCAATATATTTAATTCTTTAATTGTatttcaaaatttaaaaaaaaatcttagagaaaaaaatatatatgtgagTATTTTATGGCGTTTTTAAAAGTCACAAAAAGCATCATGGTTGTCAATGTGACATTTTATCACAAAGTATAAATGTCACAAAATACATCATGATTGACAATGTACAAACGCCACAAAATATATCATGACTGCCAAACAAAATAAGAATGTCTTTAATAATCAATTACAAACCCAAATTTCATTCatttgtgaagaagaaaaagaagaagaagaagaatgcgATGAAAAAATTAAATTTTCtctaaaatttttatattataattataatgaagAGTCCTgtgctttttatttttatttttgtcatTTTGTATTTAGCCTTTCTTTTAATATGCTACTTTCTGCTTTAGAATCTTCTCAAGTGataaaaccttttctttttcttcaAACTTTTATCTTGCTTTATTATTCCTTCTATATACTCCATTTACATGTCGGCATTTCTCTCTTTGTTTGTTTTTCAAAAGGTGCGCAACAAGGCATAGCTCGGATCGATAGTGTTTGTTTTCTAATTTCAATTTCGGAGAGGTTCAATACATTTTTCATTCGAAATAGTGTTACCCCGCCTAGgatttggaggatatggtgcatgCATAATACATATGATTTCCTCCGTCCCTACttacttgtcacttaatttatacaTAAATTTGAATTGAAAATATTATAAATAAATGTGGACAGAAATAGTATTAGAAGAgaattatagatatagatataattgTAGAGAAAAGATTAAAAAAATCAACTAAGGGTACTAATATTTTGGTGAAAAACGACACATTTGTGAATTGTGATGAACTCACGAGGTGACTTGACTAAGCACCAACGGTAAATAATGAGTACCATAAATAATTATGAGGTGATGGAAATGAACGAATTTTATGTACTAAGAAACTATTACCTAAAATTGTACACCCTCCCTCCGTCTACGAACACATATTTTTTAAAGGTTGGCATATAGAAAAGAAATTAATAATATTTGGACGAAAGCACCCCTTCCTTCACAAAATCCTCTACTGTTCGTCATTCATCAACATCGCCATGTCATCGCTTTCACAGTCAATCCAAACCCACCACCATAATCGCAACCAACACCACCGGTGGTGGTGCTCCGACGTCGGCGTTGGCGGCCCTTATTAAACCTCTCCTACCCATTCACCGGCGGCCCGCCTCAGTCCCACCTCACTTGCTCCGACGACGAGAAAATCCCGATCTCATCCTCCAACTCTCTGGTTACCGAGTGATGAAACTCGATCAGATCCTCCAAACGCTGACCCTAATCCGCTCCAACGTATTCGACGACGACGAGGACAGCTGCTTACTGTTGAATTCCACTAGTTCCAGCTTCGATTCTCTGTTTACACGCTCTCACAACGATGTCGTCAATTGGATGCAACGCGGCCGTGACGGTGGTTAAAACGGCGGAGTTTAGGAATGGGTCTGCGATTGAGAGAGTTTTGAGTGAAGAAACTTTTGTGAAATTATGTTGAGACTtccgtaattttttttttatcaaattaatcctttttttttatataaacataaatataagaaATTAATTGTATATTTATATAAGGATAAAATAGAAATGACAATCCATCTTTATCTGAAAAAATATTTatttatagataaaattcataactCTAAAAAAATATGTATTTACAAAGGAGACGAGATAGTATGAAAAAGCCATATTGTTATCCAAAAATGTATTGACTAAATTTTTTTAACGAATAATGAATGAAAGTTTGACAATGCTAGCTAGCCAGAAATATTGTTTGTAAGCTTGTGATTGGATTCATCAGCCAAGAAAACAGATACTCAAGTAGAAATTGATTTTTCAGAGATACAATTGGGGTTGGTGCATCCATTAATAACAATAAAGTTGTTACCTTTGTAGCAAAAAGAACCTACATGATCAATGGTGTGCGATGTTGACAACGAATTGGGGATAATTATACTATGGCCCCCTAAAGTATGGCCTATATCAGACGGGTCCATGAAGTAAGAACGTCACTTCTGGCCACTTAAACTAAGATCTGTTTAGCATCTAGGTCCAAGCCGTTAGTCAACGCTGACGTGTCATTAACGATCTCGTTAACGTTTCTTCTTTGCCACGTGTAATGATCAATCAGGTGTTTCGAACGTGATTTAAAAAATTTAGAAGGAGCTCTAAGCCTGGTTTTTTAATGTAGGGATCTCCGGACACATTTATGATAATTACAAGGATTTATGTATGTAATATCTCGATGCTATATAAACATCCTTTTGCAATGCCCACAATAACTCACTCAAAGAAACTCCCACCACCATGACTGAGAAAAAAGACTGTGGCCACCACGAAAAAGAAGGCGGCCCATCACTCGGCCGCCTCATTTTCGCGGCACTTTTAGCCTTCATAAtcatcatcctcttcatcatcttccTCGTCTGGGCTATCCTACGGCCCACAAAACCCCGATTCCTTCTTCAGGATGCAACTATTTACGCCTTCAACGTTACGCCCCCAAACTTCTTGACTTCAAATATCCAAGTCACTATATCCACACGAAACCCTAATGGCCGGATCGGGATATTCTACGAGAAGCTTGACATCTACGCATCTTACCGTAACCAGCAAGTAACTCTAGCAACTGAAATTCCTAGGACTTACCAGGGTCACAAGGATATAGCCATATGGTCGCCGTTCTTGTACGGAAACTCCGTGCCGATTTCTCCGTATTTCGCGGGTTCGTTGAGCCAGGAC
The Rutidosis leptorrhynchoides isolate AG116_Rl617_1_P2 unplaced genomic scaffold, CSIRO_AGI_Rlap_v1 contig429, whole genome shotgun sequence DNA segment above includes these coding regions:
- the LOC139883635 gene encoding NDR1/HIN1-like protein 12; translation: MTEKKDCGHHEKEGGPSLGRLIFAALLAFIIIILFIIFLVWAILRPTKPRFLLQDATIYAFNVTPPNFLTSNIQVTISTRNPNGRIGIFYEKLDIYASYRNQQVTLATEIPRTYQGHKDIAIWSPFLYGNSVPISPYFAGSLSQDQSAGLILLSVKIYGKVKWKVGTWVSGKYRINVNCPAYISFSDRSKSVVIGSAIKYQIVQSCSVDVSN